From Arctopsyche grandis isolate Sample6627 chromosome 12, ASM5162203v2, whole genome shotgun sequence, one genomic window encodes:
- the LOC143920414 gene encoding uncharacterized protein LOC143920414 yields the protein MEDYSQQHQNEVVQKESLIYSSLNDDDEGPMPKITKNRPNKKNELLAQACTILSRPIVESPQTSFDLMCASWIESLKGLNPKLKLDKAHAINNIIYEAQTKNLYYTEINNSLSLTSLSNSSPHVIHIPENTSFNSPKIQVIEGLEPSTHITKRPPIIHIPKNIKYNPTGIRITEGLASKIFIKHQTTSYINIII from the exons ATG gaagatTATTCTCAACAACACCAAAATGAAGTAGTACAAAAAGAGTCTTTGATATATTCGTCTCTTAATGATGACGATGAAGGTCCAATGccgaaaataacaaagaataggccgaacaaaaaaaatgagctgCTGGCACAAGCATGCACTATACTGTCTCGGCCCATTGTTGAATCTCCCCAAACTTCTTTCGATCTAATGTGTGCATCCTGGATTGAGAGTTTAAAAGGCTTAAATCCGAAACTAAAATTAGATAAAGCACATgccataaacaatataatatatgaagctcaaacgaaaaatttgtattatactgaaattaataattcattatctCTCACATCTTTATCAAACTCATCGCCACATGTTATCCACATACCCGAGAATACTAGCTTCAATTCACCCAAAATACAAGTAATAGAAGGGTTGGAACCATCAACACACATTACCAAACGTCCGCCAATTATCCACAttcctaaaaatattaaatacaatccaACGGGTATACGAATAACAGAAGGGTTGGcttcaaaaatttttataaaacatcaaacaacatcatacataaacataatcatctag